In Papaver somniferum cultivar HN1 unplaced genomic scaffold, ASM357369v1 unplaced-scaffold_114, whole genome shotgun sequence, a genomic segment contains:
- the LOC113328759 gene encoding eukaryotic translation initiation factor 3 subunit G-2-like: MDHGSEGFAAEVTDLGEETKNLEGHTCGNCGKIGDHWTTDCRSGIYGRQRKYDQNTIRFRNLSEDTNRDHLKWLCSTYGPVARVAGPEIEGMKDQGLVAFENKKDAQMAIEKLNGSTYKGHVITVEWALKEKVPDLKENRCRRCGKIDDHSEKYCPWVVYNPIGKYVDNTIRVRNFAGETDRSDIASLCGTFGPIACAF, from the exons ATGGATCATGGAAGCGAAGGTTTTGCTGCTGAAGTTACGGATCTTG GCGAGGAAACCAAAAACCTCGAAGGACATACCTGCGGCAATTGTGGGAAGATTGGTGATCACTGGACAACAGATTGTCGTTCTGGAATATATGGTAGGCAACGCAAGTATGACCAAAACACTATCCGTTTCAGAAACCTCTCAGAAGATACGAACAGGGATCACTTGAAATGGCTGTGCAGTACTTACGGGCCTGTTGCTCGTGTTGCTGGTCCTGAAATTGAGGGCATGAAAGATCAGGGTTTGGTGGCCTTTGAGAACAAGAAAGATGCACAAATGGCGATTGAGAAGCTCAATGGTTCCACTTATAAGGGTCACGTTATCACAGTTGAGTGGGCTTTGAAAGAGAAGGTACCAGACCTCAAGGAAAATAGGTGCAGGCGTTGTGGGAAGATTGATGATCACTCGGAAAAATATTGTCCTTGGGTAGTTTATAATCCGATAGGTAAGTATGTCGATAACACTATCCGTGTTAGAAACTTCGCCGGAGAGACTGACAGGTCAGACATAGCGTCACTATGCGGTACTTTTGGGCCAATTGCTTGTGCTTTTTAG